The Symphalangus syndactylus isolate Jambi chromosome 8, NHGRI_mSymSyn1-v2.1_pri, whole genome shotgun sequence genome includes a window with the following:
- the MTX2 gene encoding metaxin-2 isoform X5 produces the protein MCNLPIKVVCRANAEYMSPSGKVPFIHVGNQVVSELGPIVQFVKAKGHSLSDGLDEVQKAEMKAYMELVNNMLLTAELYLQWCDEATVGEITHARYGSPYPWPLNHILAYQKQWEVKRKMKAIGWGKKTLDQVLEDVDQCCQALSQRLGTQPYFFNKQPTELDALVFGHLYTILTTQLTNDELSEKVKNYSNLLAFCRRIEQHYFEDRGKGRLS, from the exons GTAAAGTACCTTTTATTCATGTGGGAAATCAAGTAGTATCAGAACTTGGTCCAATAGTCCAATTTGTTAAAGCCAAG GGCCATTCTCTTAGTGATGGGCTGGATGAAGTccaaaaagcagaaatgaaagcTTACATGGAATTAGTCAACAATATGCTGTTGACTGCAGAG CTGTATCTTCAGTGGTGTGATGAAGCTACAGTAGGGGAG ATCACTCATGCTAGGTATGGATCTCCTTACCCTTGGCCTCTGAATCATATTTTGGCCTATCAGAAACAGTGGGAAGTCAAACGTAAGATGAAAGCTATTGGATGGGGAAAGAAGACTCTGGACCAG GTCTTAGAGGATGTAGACCAGTGCTGTCAAGCTCTCTCTCAAAGACTGGGAACACAACCGTATTTCTTCAATAAGCA GCCTACTGAACTTGATGCACTGGTATTTGGCCATCTGTACACCATTCTTACCACACAATTGACAAATGATGAACTTTCTGAGAAGGTGAAAAACTATAGCAACCTCCTTGCTTTCTGTAGGAGAATTGAACAGCACTATTTTGAAGATCGTGGTAAAGGCAGGCTGTCGTAG